In Solanum stenotomum isolate F172 unplaced genomic scaffold, ASM1918654v1 scaffold26934, whole genome shotgun sequence, a single window of DNA contains:
- the LOC125851550 gene encoding uncharacterized protein LOC125851550, which produces MEGIIYEYSSLYSGLVSAITSQLMIDANIHNIEIKYIVSDICPPVGIHNDVGVRVFLDQKKYNVDFFTKYPLCITLKNIAIDNQDSVVVVDRRHSDVSRTLTNFDLYSSNSIRLIGVNLDGVVDENTDEGNGVISDLYNLFIAENQIYNDKEALLEVMRHYGVVEKFKFLVTRSSSSCYYLKCPADNCSWMMNSSCLNQSKLFKIRKYCAEHTCSVRDRVYARRQGITDVVAVLIMDKFIDSSTVYTPKDIAEDVLKVHDVALTYMQAWRAKEKAIKLVRGDPAESYAKLPESCIRGWEYCRPIVVVDGAALRGAYGGTMLTASTMDPRGHILPLAYDIVDSENDASWTWFFEQFREAYGERENMYFISDRNESIWKGTARVYPGLEHFACI; this is translated from the exons ATGGAGGGGATTATATATGAGTATTCTAGTCTTTATAGTGGTCTAGTAAGTGCGATAACATCGCAGCTAATGATAGATGCTAATATTCACaatatagagataaaatatatagttagtgATATATGTCCCCCTGTTGGTATCCACAATGATGTAGGTGTGCGGGTTTTTTTAgatcaaaagaaatataatgtAGATTTCTTTACGAAATATCCATTGTGcataactttgaaaaatatagcaATAGATAATCAGGATTCTGTAGTTGTTGTGGATAGGAGACATTCTGATGTTAGTAGAACACTAACTAACTTTGATTTATACTCCAGCAACTCCATCCGCTTGATAGGAGTGAATTTAGATGGAGTTGTCGATGAGAATACTGATGAAGGAAATGGAGTAATCAGTGACCTTTATAACTTATTTATAGCTGAAAATCAGATTTACAATGATAAAGAAGCACTTTTGGAGGTTATGCGACATTATGGAGTTGtggaaaaattcaaatttcttgtGACTCGTTCTAGTTCATCTTG TTATTACCTGAAGTGTCCTGCTGATAATTGTTCCTGGATGATGAACTCATCATGTTTGAATCAATCAAAGCtatttaaaattagaaagtACTGTGCGGAACACACTTGTTCCGTTAGAGATAGAGTGTATGCAAGACGTCAGGGAATAACTGACGTTGTAGCTGTTTTAATAATGGATAaatttattgattcatcgaCTGTATACACTCCAAAAGATATAGCTGAAGACGTTTTGAAAGTGCATGATGTTGCGCTGACATACATGCAGGCCTGGAGAGCTAAAGAAAAGGCGATAAAATTGGTGCGTGGAGATCCAGCCGAATCATATGCCAAACTTCCAG AATCATGTATTAGAGGTTGGGAGTATTGTAGGCCAATTGTAGTTGTTGATGGGGCAGCTTTGAGAGGCGCATATGGTGGTACAATGTTGACTGCAAGCACTATGGATCCAAGag GTCACATACTTCCACTTGCTTATGACATAGTGGATTCTGAGAATGATGCATCATGGACCTGGTTCTTTGAACAATTTAGGGAAGCATATGGAGAAAGGGAAAACATGTATTTTATTTCAGATAGAAATGAGAGCATATGGAAAGGGACTGCCAGAGTATATCCTGGATTGGAACATTTTGCTTGCATATGA